A segment of the Dehalobacter sp. genome:
GTTTTTAGATACTAATACAATAGATGCCTGATAAAGAATGTTCCTTAACCCCGGTCGGCCCCGCTTGGAAATCCTGGTTTTCCCTTTATGCTGTCCAGAGCTGTTTTCGGTTAGGTTGTAATATACAGGGAGGCTTTCCCCAATAGTTTTTTAAAAACCTTAGGATATTCAGGGAAATACTCGTCTAATATTGCTGCCAGATTATTTTGGGCGGAGTTTAGTTTAGCTTTCTGCTGCCTGCGGGTTTGAGTGCAAACCCGCAGTTCCGCCCAGATTCCTTGGGGTAAATGACATTGAGAAAATCGGCCTTGCCAGGTTAAATTAGCAATAATTAAGGCATCTTTTTTATCGTTTTTTGTAGGTGAATTATCATCGAGTTCTTTTTGCTTTTTGACGTGATGAGGATTTACGATAACCACCGTTATACCTATCTTGAGCAGGTAGCTGGCCAGCGGCTTCCAGTAATGGCCTGACGGCTCCATAGCCACGATTATTTTTTGAGCCCCCAGGCGCTCTTTGACACGATTTATCCTATCGAGTAGACGTATAAATCCGTTTATGCTATTCTGAAAGCTGAAGGCTGTATCTACTTCGAGTCCCATTTTGTTATCCAGCATTCTAGCCCAGTGTGTCCTTTTGGCTATATCCACACCTACTATCAAGGTGTGAATGGCACGTGTCTTAATTAAGTTGTCTGTTCGCTTTTTCATTGGTTTAAGACCTCCCGGTACTTTATTATGGTTGTTTGGCTAACACCTTTGTACCAGGAGGTTCTTTTATTAGTCAACCTCTTTTAAAAACATTACAGGAATACTTTCCGCTGATCCGCTCATCCAATTTCGCACCTCAGCTTCGCTTAGTTTACTGACGACGCTTCGCAATGGAGCAGCAGGTTTCAACACCATGGACTCTGCAGGATGAATTATCGACACTCTGAGCCGGTTTTATAGTAATACAAAAATCACCTTCAGCCTATGGGTTTGATGTCATCATTGGTTTTTCAATCTGCGGATTTCTAAAATAATCGGAGTAATTGTACCTGCCCAACAGTTTAAAAGCTTTCGTCTGCCCATCATAGTCAAACACCAGGATATCGCCGTACAACCCGGAGTTATTATTAGTTTCTACGATAGCTATGC
Coding sequences within it:
- a CDS encoding IS110 family transposase, with translation MKKRTDNLIKTRAIHTLIVGVDIAKRTHWARMLDNKMGLEVDTAFSFQNSINGFIRLLDRINRVKERLGAQKIIVAMEPSGHYWKPLASYLLKIGITVVIVNPHHVKKQKELDDNSPTKNDKKDALIIANLTWQGRFSQCHLPQGIWAELRVCTQTRRQQKAKLNSAQNNLAAILDEYFPEYPKVFKKLLGKASLYITT